The proteins below are encoded in one region of Manis pentadactyla isolate mManPen7 chromosome 2, mManPen7.hap1, whole genome shotgun sequence:
- the TMEM17 gene encoding transmembrane protein 17 yields MELPDPVRQRLGDFSRTVFSDSNRTGPEYSEGPDNEMVSSLELQMSLYFNTYFFPLWWVSNVMMLQMKYSILPDYYKFIVITVIILITLIEAIRLYLGYMGNLQEKVPELAGFWLLSLLLQLPLVLFLLFNEGLTNLPLEKAIHIIFTMFLTFQVVSAFLTLKKMVNQLATRFHLQDFDQLAAYRGGMRRMRPCVEEI; encoded by the exons ATGGAGTTGCCAGATCCGGTCCGCCAGCGGCTGGGAGACTTCAGCCGGACCGTGTTCAGCGATTCCAACAGGACCGGGCCGGAGTACAGCGAGGGTCCGG ATAATGAAATGGTTTCCAGTTTGGAGTTGCAGATGTCACTTTATTTTAACACTTACTTTTTCCCACTTTGGTGGGTAAGCAATGTTATGATGCTTCAGATGAAG tattcAATCTTGCCTGATTACTACAAATTCATTGTGATCACTGTTATCATCCTAATCACCTTAATTGAAGCTATCAGGTTGTATCTGGGCTACATGGGGAACCTACAGGAGAAG GTTCCTGAGTTGGCTGGCTTTTGGCTTCTGAGCCTTCTATTGCAGTTGCCTTTAGTTCTTTTCTTGCTCTTTAATGAAGGCCTAACGAATCTGCCCTTGGAAAAAGCGATACACATCATCTTCACTATGTTCCTTACTTTCCAAGTTGTTTCAGCGTTTCTTACCCTAAAGAAAATGGTAAATCAGCTGGCAACTCGTTTCCATCTCCAAGACTTTGACCAGCTCGCTGCATATAGAGGAGGCATGAGAAGAATGAGACCCTGTGTAGAAGAGATTTGA